Proteins encoded by one window of Salvia splendens isolate huo1 chromosome 7, SspV2, whole genome shotgun sequence:
- the LOC121811299 gene encoding glutaredoxin-C13-like, producing the protein MEKIGKVASENGVVIFSKSTCCLCYAVQILFRDLGVQAVVHEIDHDPDGKEIEKALTRLGCNGPVPAVYIGGKLMGSTNEVMSLHLSGSLLQLIRPYQHNLSSHD; encoded by the coding sequence ATGGAAAAGATAGGGAAAGTGGCGTCGGAGAATGGGGTGGTGATCTTCAGCAAGAGCACGTGCTGCTTGTGCTACGCGGTGCAGATCCTGTTCCGGGACCTCGGGGTGCAGGCGGTGGTGCACGAGATTGACCATGACCCTGATGGGAAGGAGATCGAGAAGGCGCTGACGCGGCTGGGATGCAACGGGCCCGTACCGGCGGTCTACATCGGCGGCAAGCTCATGGGGTCCACCAACGAGGTGATGTCTCTCCACCTCAGCGGCTCCCTCCTCCAGCTCATCAGGCCTTATCAGCACAACTTGTCATCCCATGATTAA
- the LOC121742275 gene encoding zinc finger protein CONSTANS-LIKE 13-like: MSEAEQDTQSETDRLCDFCNDSKALLYCRADSAKLCFSCDREVHSTNPLFEKHNRSLLCDSCSSSPSSIFCCTESAVLCQNCDWESHNNFGSIHDRRPLEGFTGCPSVSELLGFLGLHDLGKKKLDLGGGNDDEFSDVLVWETPSVVSLNDLIVANDYDDSAPAFQATGVPSLPKNRNALCGKHKGEIFIQLQEMAKKDPNYSGSLDFEAYTESTQPEITAKCLKASPGLETKVEPLKVPSYERSNVDWCFVGGVQDEGFPSTYFGDFAEMSHLVPDKDSDACDSTGFANGLQEKQSCVPGDSKAFQLLPTSATRELNSQERDSALSRYKEKKKTRRYDKHVRYESRKVRAESRMRIKGRFAKTNQ; the protein is encoded by the exons ATGAGTGAAGCAGAGCAAGATACTCAAAGTGAAACCGACCGTCTCTGCGATTTCTGCAACGACTCGAAGGCGCTCCTCTACTGCCGCGCCGACTCCGCCAAGCTCTGTTTCAGCTGCGATCGCGAGGTGCACTCCACGAATCCGCTCTTCGAGAAGCACAACCGATCGCTCCTCTGCGATTCCTGCAGTTCCTCGCCCTCCTCCATCTTCTGCTGCACCGAATCCGCGGTTCTCTGCCAGAACTGCGATTGGGAGTCTCACAACAACTTCGGCTCTATCCACGACCGGCGCCCGCTGGAGGGCTTCACCGGCTGTCCTTCCGTCagcgagctgctaggatttctaGGGTTGCATGATTTGGGGAAGAAAAAATTGGATCTCGGCGGCGGTAACGATGACGAATTTTCGGATGTGTTGGTGTGGGAGACGCCGTCGGTCGTCAGCCTCAATGATTTGATCGTCGCGAATGATTATGATGATTCTGCGCCTGCTTTTCAGGCTACCGGCGTGCCCTCTTTGCCTAAG AATCGAAATGCATTGTGTGGTAAACACAAAGGAGAGATATTTATCCAATTACAAGAGATGGCAAAGAAGGATCCGAACTACAGTGGTTCCCTTGACTTTGAAGCCTATACTGAAAGTACTCAGCCAGAAATAACTGCAAAATGTCTGAAGGCGAGTCCTGGCCTTGAAACTAAAGTGGAACCGCTAAAAGTCCCTTCTTATGAG CGTAGTAATGTTGATTGGTGTTTTGTTGGAGGGGTTCAAGATGAAGGCTTCCCTTCCACGTATTTTGGTGATTTCGCTGAAATGAGCCATTTAGTGCCAGACAAGGATTCAGATGCCTGTGACAGTACTGGTTTTGCAAATGGTCTCCAAGAGAAGCAGTCATGTGTTCCTGGGGATTCCAAGGCCTTTCAACTGCTTCCTACTTCGGCAACACGTGAGCTCAACAGCCAAGAACGAGACTCTGCACTATCGCGCTacaaagagaagaagaaaactAGAAG GTATGACAAGCATGTGAGATACGAATCAAGGAAGGTTCGAGCAGAAAGTAGGATGAGAATAAAGGGTCGTTTTGCAAAGACGAATCAGTAA
- the LOC121741218 gene encoding glutaredoxin-C11-like yields the protein MERVRDLASKKAIVMFTKSSCCMCHSIKSLFYELGASPAVHELDKDSRGKEMEWALRGMGCNPSVPAVFIGGQFVGSARDVLSSHVDGTLKQRLIDANAIWF from the coding sequence ATGGAGAGAGTAAGAGATCTAGCATCGAAGAAGGCAATAGTGATGTTCACGAAGAGCTCGTGCTGCATGTGCCACAGCATCAAGAGCTTGTTCTACGAGCTAGGGGCAAGCCCGGCGGTGCATGAGCTTGACAAGGACTCGAGAGGGAAGGAGATGGAGTGGGCTTTGAGAGGGATGGGGTGCAACCCCTCTGTCCCCGCTGTGTTCATCGGGGGACAGTTCGTGGGGTCGGCCAGAGACGTCCTCTCCTCCCATGTTGATGGAACCTTGAAGCAGAGGCTCATCGATGCCAACGCCATTTGGTTCTAG
- the LOC121741303 gene encoding egg cell-secreted protein 1.1-like, with protein MAFPTKLVAALMVAMLASPLMISARNLESRSRSSLAARLKVAEEVPSTCWDALLELQSCSGEMVMFFLNGETQLGENCCSAVKVIERQCWPSMLGTLGITAEESNVLRGYCDAAAAGPPPASTLEKCYNFPRLQH; from the coding sequence atgGCTTTCCCCACGAAGCTCGTCGCAGCTCTCATGGTCGCTATGCTAGCGTCCCCCCTCATGATTTCGGCAAGAAACCTGGAGTCGAGATCAAGATCAAGCCTGGCAGCGCGGCTCAAAGTGGCGGAAGAGGTGCCGAGCACTTGCTGGGACGCATTGTTGGAGCTTCAATCTTGCAGCGGAGAAATGGTTATGTTCTTCCTCAACGGGGAGACTCAGCTTGGGGAAAACTGCTGCAGCGCCGTAAAAGTGATAGAGCGTCAGTGCTGGCCGTCCATGCTCGGAACCCTCGGCATTACTGCGGAGGAAAGCAACGTTCTCCGCGGCTACTGTGATGCCGCTGCCGCTGGTCCTCCGCCTGCATCCACCTTGGAAAAATGCTATAACTTCCCACGCTTGCAACACTAA